The stretch of DNA ACGTCCCTTGGTTCTTGTCGAGGGAACAGAAGATATTTACTGTGTGAGAAAAGTACATCCTAATGCTATACGCGGAATGTTAGCAACCATTGCAGTAGATTATGGTATCCCTTTACTTTATACCAAAAACTTTCATGAGACTGCGTTGATTTTATCGTTGATCGCCAAACGAGAGCAGGACGAGCTTGGGAGAGATTTTAGTTATCACGCAACGAAAAAACCCTTAACCTTAAAAGAACAACAGGAGTATATCATCTCCTCACTTCCTGGCATAGGACCAAGCTTAGCGAAACCTCTCCTTAAAAGATTCAAGTCAGTCAAGAGAGTGATGAACGCAAGGGAAGAAGAACTCAAAGAGGTTGAACTTATTGGAGAGAAAAAAGCCAAAGCTATTTCCTCAGTGATAGAGAGTGAATATATTGATGAAGAATCCATGAAACAATGAAGACAAAGATTTAAATATATTAAATGGTTACACAGTATTGAATATAATGAATATTGAGGTAGGTCAATATGCCAACGATAACGTTATCAGTTCCAGAAGATTTAAAACAGGAAATGGATGAAGAAAGAGAAATAAATTGGTCCGAAGTAGCAAGAGCTGCAATCAAAATGAAATTGTCTCAATTAAAGATACTCAAATCTATATCTGCGAAGTCAACATTAACAGAGAAAGATGCTTTGGAACTAGGTAGAAAAATAAACAAATCTTTGCACCAGAGATATAATCAATAAGATGGAATTTGTTATTGATGCCAACATTTTAATGTCTGCACTTGTAGCTACAGAAGGAGCAACTTATGATTTAATGTTTAGCGAGAGAATGGCGTTATTTGCTCCTGAATTCTTAATGGAAGAATTTGAAAAATATAAAAATGAGATTCTAAAAAAGTCAGGGCTATCTCAATCCGATTTCGAATTATTTTTATCTTTAATCAGTTCAAGAATTGAACTTATTCCAAAGAAGGAGTTTAAAAAATTAATTCCTGAAGCAAAAAAAATAACTCCCGACCCAAAGGATACAGAGTACATTGCCCTTGCCTTAAAAATGAGATGTAGCCTTTGGTCAAACGATAAAAGACTTAAAGAACAAGATAAAGTTAACGTTTATAGTACGGGTGAATTATTGAAAATTATACAAGAGTCTATAATACGATGACGTTTATAAAAGAAATGAGACAAACCGCAGAAAAGGCCGCACGAGTTGCAGGGAAGATTATTCTCAACTCTTTTCAACAGGATATCCGCTTCGAGAGGAAAAAAGATCATTCCTTTGTCAGCATCGTTGATAAGGAATGTGAGGAGAACATCAGAAAAATTATTTTGAGTCATTATCCTACCCATGCAATCATGGGCGAGGAATTTGGATTCAAAGAGGGATCAGAGAATAAAGGCAATACGGAGAATATCATTTGGCATATTGATCCTTTGGATGGAACAAGTAACTTTAAAAACAAATATAGGACTGTTGTCGTTTCGATTGGTGTTGAAAAGCATAACGTCTTTATCATGGGCGTTATTTACAATCCCTTTACCAATGAACTCTGTTATGCTGAAAAGGGCAGGGGAGCGTTTTGTAATGGAAAACGACTCAAGGTGAGCAATGCAAGCTTTCAGGAGGGTATTGTCATGCTCAATGGCACCTTTCGGGGAAAAGAAAGAATCAAACGAAAAGTTGCCTTTCTTGAGGCCTTTGCCAGGATTAGTCCACGCATCCGTATGCTTGGCAGCAATGTCCTCCAACTCGTAGATGTTGCCAATGGTATTGCTGTAGCAAATATCTCTGACGGACTCTACATACATGACTTAGCAGCAGGTCTTGTCTTGGTACGAGAAGCTGGTGGCATAGTAACTGATATTTATGGTAACGAACCAACGCGGGAAACAAGAACGGTAATCGCAGTAAACACCGTCAAAAACTATAAAGCAATCCTCAAGATTACGAGACAACTATACTAAGGGTTTACTCCTTCATAAAGCTAAGAACTTCATCACGCTTTTTCTTCATAAGTGATGCTGAAACTGCTTCAAGATTCAATCGTAATAGTGGTTCAGTATTACTCTGGCGGACATTAAACCAGAAGGTATCATAGGTAATCGTAACGCCATCCAACCATGAGATCTCCTGTGCATCCTTATAGTGTTGTGCAAGGTTTTGCATGATTTGCTCCTTATTCTTCACCACCACATTAATCTCACCGGAATGAACATACTTTTTATAAGGCTGCATGAGTGTTGCAAATGATTTATTTTTTGCTGACAACCACTGAAGGATTTTAAGAATAATGATCATAGGGACTTCATAATAGGCATCATCGACGTGTAAGAAATAATGGCCTGAGGATTCGCCAGCAAAGATAGCTTTTTCTTTGCGCATGACTTCTTTAATTAAGGAATGACCGACACGGGTAAGGATTGGCTTTCCTCCTGCTTCAAGAATCATATCTTTGGTAATCTTTCCCGGCCGAATATCATAACATATCTTAGCTCGTGGATGTTCTTGTAAAAAGATTTGGGCCAATAATCCTCGCAGAATTGGTTGTGGCACAGTCTGGCCTTTATTGTCAACAAAAAATACTCTGTCTCCATCACCATCAGGCGCAATACCAAGGTCTGCCTTTACTTCGAGAATTTTTTGCTTGAGTTGTTCAAGATTTTTTTCCTGAAGCGGATCTGGCTGGTGCGCAGGAAAAGTCCCATCGAGGGTAAAATTAACTTTAATCAAACGGCAGGGTAGATAATGAAAGAGTTCCTCAAGATACAAAGCACCCATGCTATTGGCTGCATCGGCAACGATAGTAAAGGGCTTGATCGGTGATGTCACTTCCGAAAAAGATACAAACCGGAGATCATGAACAACATGTTCCTTCAACACATCCTTCGGTAAGGTAACTTTTCCCTGTGTTTCTTTTTTCGGAAAAACGTTTTTTTCTATGAGGGATTGAAGCTCCCGTATACCCGTTTCTCCGCTTATCGGGATTGCATGATGCCGAACCAGTTTAAAACCGTTATATTCTTTCGGATTATGAGAAGCTGAAACAACAACGCCACCATCAGTTTGATAATGCACAACAGCAAAATAAAAAGTTGGTGTTGATACTAAACCGAGGTCGAGAACATCGGCACCTTGCGTTGTCATTCCTCGGATAAGATTTGTAGCAAGTACCGGAGATGATAATCGCATATCTCTTCCGACCGCTAACAACAGTTTTTTTCTTTTCTGCTCTTTTTGCATGAGGGTAACAAATGCTCTTCCTAAAAGAAAAGCGGTTTCCTCATTAAGCTCAGTCGGATAAACTCCTCTGATGTCGTATGCTTTGAAGATATGTGGACTCGTCATTTGTTGATATCCCTCCAGTTCTTTTTTGCCACATCATAACGTTCCATGGTACCTGTATCAAACCATTGTCCTTGAAAAGGATAGCCAAAGAGCTTTCCTTCAGTAGCGAGTTGAGGAAAAACATTGGTCTCGAGCATAGCAAATCCTTGAGGGATATAGTTGAGAACTGCTGGTTCCATCATATAAAATCCCGAATTAATAAGCTTTGATGGCTCTGTTCCTGGAGCAGGTTTTTCAACAAACATAAGAATACGATTACTGTGTAGTTTTGCAACACCATAATGTTGTGGATCCTGTACTGTAGTTAAGGCAAGCGTGGCAAGTGCGTTGTTTTTCTGATGGAGCTTTGTCATCTCAGCGATGTCAATATCCTTGAGTTCGTCACCATTACAGGCAATAAACGTTTCACGAAGGTAGTCTTTTGCGAGAAGCAGAGGACCTGCTGTTCCTAATGGCTCTTTCTCTTCAATATAGGTGATGTGGACACCAAATCCTTTTCCATCGCCAAAGTAATCCATGATCTTTTCTTTAAGGTAGCCAACTGAAAGAATAATTTCAGTGATATCATATTTTAAAAATAAATCAAAGAGATGCTCAGTCAAGGTTTTACCGTGGACAGGTAACAATGCTTTTGGAAGGGTGTTTGTTAACGGCCGCAATCGTGTTCCCTTACCACCTGCAAGAATAACTGCTTTTTGAGGAAATTGCATAGCTATTGGAGAGAAAACTCGTATATAAAGGTTTGGATGAGCACGGCTTCATCCAAAAAAAGGGTTAGCAGCTCAAGTCAAAGTCCCATCACATTATTGAATCCAACCGACAAGGGGGATGTCCCTTACGGGGAATGTCGGCGATCATACACAACAGAGAGGACTTTGAAGCTGCTAACTTGAGCTTGAGGGATAAAAAACTTTATATAGTGTGTAACGTTTCGCTCTCATAATTAGGGGACAATAGTTTTCAACCATACGGAGGTTACGTATGAAACTCAAAGATCATCTACTCAAAAGCGGTGCACATCCCCACCTTGTTACCGTCATGTGTTCTATTGCCGATATGACCAAGTCAATTTCCCAAGCTATAATCCATCAACAGGAAAAGGAAAAAACAACTAATATCCATGGCGATGAACAAACGGCCCTTGACAAATGGGCAGATGATTTTCTCGTGAAGGGATTGCATGATTTGCGCTTAGTAAAAACTATTGCCTCAGAAGAACAGTCTGAAATTATTGAGATGGTGAAGGCAGAAGGAGAATTTGGAGTTACTCTTGATCCTTTAGATGGTTCCAGTCTTATCGATGTCAATCTTTCGTTAGGAACTATTGTTGGCATCTTTGAAGAAGGAGATGTCCTTGAAAAGGGTGAGCTGTTAGATGCTGCGTTCTATGTTGTCTATGGTCCTTTAACAACGTTAGTATACACGGTTAAAAATGGGGTTCACGAGTTTGTCTTAACACCAAAAAATGAGTTTGTCTTACGCAAAGAAAACATGACGATTCCTGAAGGAAAGATCTATGCGCCAGGAGGATTAGTAAAAGAGTACCTGCCTGCTCATGCTGCCTATGTTAAAGCATTAGAGGAACAAGGTTACAAACTACGCTACAGTGGAGGGATGGTTCCTGACATTAACCAAATTCTGCATAAAGGCGGTATCTTCATGTATCCCCAAGTAAAGGGAAGTGAAAACGGGAAACTCAGGCTTCTGTTTGAATGCAATCCATTATCATTTATCATTACCCAAGCAGGAGGAGCATGTAGCGACGGAAAACAAAGTATCCTCACGAAGAAACCACAATCAATTGCAGACCGAACACCTATCTATGTTGGCAGCAAGGGTGCTGTTCGCTTAGCAGAAGAATATCTGAGTGGAAAGAAAAAATGACCTTCACTTTGTTTTAATTTTTGTAATTACTCAAGCACTACCATCGTCTGGGTACTATGCACACCTTCAAGCCTTCTCAATGTTTCAATGATATAACTTAGATCCTTTGTATCCTTAATGTAGATTTTAATGAGAATATCAAAATGTCCGGTGATCATATAAACCTCCTCAGCGTGTATCAGTTTAAGTATCTTTTGTTTGAGCTGTGGCTGGTTTAATGTCTTAAAATTAGAAGAGTCAACAGTAAGGAATATATAAGTTAGGATAGGTCTACCTGTTTTTGTATGATCAATTTTTGTTGTATATTCTGTAATAATTTTTTCTTTTTCAAGCCTCTTTAGCCGAGTATGGATTGTAGTAATCGGAAGTCCGATAATTTTGGATAGATCTCTTGTCGAAGCTCTTGCATTATGTTTTATGGCTTCAAGAATTAATTCATCTTTCTTATCTAGATTTCCATTCATTTTCAGAACATTTGTTCCGTTATTATTTATAAATCTTGCTTTTGTTTGTTATTTCGTTCAAAAAAGGATACACAAGTTTTAAAAATTCGATGTGATTCTCGAGAGTTTACTCTTTTCAAATAAAGTGGAGGGGGAATATGGACAAAAATATGAACGGTTTTCCAAATCCAAAGATAGTAATAGCCGGTGCTGGCGGTATTGGTTCTGCAGTAGGGTTGATTCTGAGAGAGATTGGAGATGTAGCTCCCGCAACGATCTACATAGGTGATATGGATGTTGCTACTGCAAGAAACGCTGCCATGTTTATTGCCGATGGCTCATCAAAAAAAGGGGATGTTGAACCTTTTGAGTTGCCAAAACATGGAACAAGTGATGGCCTAGAAAGAGTTGTAAAAGATTCTCATCTGCTCCTTGATTGTCTCCCAGGAAGTGAAGCACCAAGAATGGCTGAATTGGCATTACGCCACGGATTAAGCTATGCAAACCTGACCGAGTATGTTGATGAAACAAACAGAATAATCAGCATGGCTGACGGAACCGAAAGTGGCCTTATCCTACAAACAGGGCTTGCACCCGGATTTATTAATGTCTTAGCAATGCGCCTTCTCAGAGAGTTCACTGAAAGATATGGAAGCGAGGCTAAAATTGATTATGTTGCAATGAAAGTTGGAGCCTTATCGCAACATGCAGGTCCTCCTTCATATTATGCATTTACCTGGAGCCCCATTGGAGTTGCAACAGAATATATAGAACCGGCTATTGTCATAAGGGATGGGAAGAAGACAACGGTAGATTCCTTATCTGAACGAGGTTTTGCCGTTATTAACGGAAGGAGATATGAAGAAGACCTCACCTCAGGAGGGGCTGCTGATCTTCCTGACCATTTAGCAGGACGGGTAAATAGACTGGATTATAAAACATTACGACATGAAGGTCATTATACATGGATCGATGGTTTGTTACAACAAATCTCTCAAGATAGTAATGACCATAAAGCACAGAAATTACAACCGTTAATGGAACAATACGTTCCTTCAGTTGAAGAAGATTTTGTGGTGATCTATGCATCGGTTACAGGTAGTGAACCAACACAAAACGGTAATGGCCAATTAAGAACCGTAGAGAGAGCATATGTTATTGAACCTTCTCAGATTGGGTCAAGGCAATTGAGGGCAATTCAATCAACAACAGCTGCAAGTCTTGCTGAATCGGCAAGATTACTCTTTAACAAAAAACCGAAAGGAGTACTTCTTCAGAGCCAGATTGACGGCCAACAATTTTTGAACGGGCCGTACGTATCAGCAGTTTATGGAAAAACCACTTTCAATAGATAAAATCGTTGCATATGCCTATTGATACCGTACCTAGAAGAAAACTTTGAATAAACGAAGTTTATCAAAGTTTTCAATGTTTTATTTTCCTTGATAAATCTTCATTGCCGTTTCAACATCTTTCCCATCTAAGGTTATGGCAGAGATGGCATTGCACATGCGAACAGCTTCATCCAATGGCTTCTGATGGACGTTTCTTCCCGTAGCATTACCACTTGCACCGCTGATATTGATCTGCTTCCATAATTGGTCTAAGAATTTCCTGACATCAGTGCTTGAACCGCCTGCACAAACAACCTTACATCTTCCTGCAGCCAAGACTGCTTCCTTGAATATTTCTTCAGAAAGCTTACCTTCTTTTTTGGGATAGTTGACTTTGACAAAATCAGCACCAAGACAACATGCAGCTCCGGTTGCACCTGCAATTAAGTGAGGATCTTTTTCATCGGGAACGGCTTTTCCTCGTGGATACACCCAGAAAACAACAAGTAAGCCATGGTTATGAGCTTCTATTGCTACTTGTTGCGCTTCTTTCAGCATCTGCGGTTCAAATTCAGAGCCAAGATAAATAGTATAACCAACAGCCACTATATTCAAATGAGCATTTTTTTTCAATGCCATCACTTGATCAATGGTCACCAACTGCCCTGAGAAAGGGTCTTGTTGAGCAGTCTTTACCAGGTGAGATTTTGAGTTTATTTTTACAAGGTAAGGAATGCGGGAATATGACGAACCATAGCGTGCGATGAGCCCAAACTGAGCAGCAAAAACACCAATTCGTGCTTGATTTGCAATACGAAACAAATGCTCTGGGATATGGTCATCAACAGCTATAGCTTCTTTCTCAGAGCCATAGAAATCGTCATTCAGATGCTCGATCTTTTGATCGCCTGCAAAGAGCATCAGACGGCCAGTGTTGTTGGTCATCTTCATAAAATTCTTCACATACTCATCATGCATTGCCTGAGGCACATCGCTTGGAACAAGAACGTCTCGTGGTGTTATTGTTTTTAATCCCATATCATTCCCCTCCTTTGTTTCGTTGTTTCTCAAAGGTGGATAACGAGATAATTTATAAATATTGTTGTGATCAGAACTGTAAAAATGTCACTACCTTGGGAACGTCAACGGTTTTAATGACAAAAATCGTATCATCCCAACAACTCATGAATTCCTTGATATTAACGCCATGCTCAAAGAAAAGTCCGGTGACATAAGCAATAGCCCCTGGTACCTTCTCAATACCTGGGCTTACGACAATAATCATCGAAAGCCCGGTCTCAGCATCCTTTAGTGAGGAGGAAAAACGTTTCTTCAACAAATCCGCATACTGATCATGGGTAATGATAGTAATCGTTTTTGTTCCTTCTAAGACAAAAAAGATATCACGCTTTTTTTTAATCTCCTTCTCGACATCAATAAGGCTGTCAGGGTAAACTGTCTTTTCAAGAATAAGCGTTGTTATTCTGTTCTTAATCTCAAGCTGACTTCGTTGAAATAGTGAAATGATCTTTTCTTCATGCTGAGTTTCTTGTTGAAGTTTTTCACGAAAGCGGCGTGCTGCAATAAGAATAGCATCATGACTACGCTGCAACTGAAGTTCTTTACTGATCTGACGAGACAATGCAGAATAATTAATGAGTCCTTTCTTTAAGCAATCTTTGATGGCAAGATGGGTTTTAATGTACTGCTCGGTCTGCTTGGTGATGGTTGTCATAGTTACCACAAAATATTCAATATTTATAAATATGACGATTCTGTCTGAAATGAAACATATCTGTTCAATAAACCGTCAACTTCCTATTGAGTTTAAAGAGAGAAAACTGACGTGCGAAACATTTAAATAGATCAGATCAAAGAAAGAATACATGGGCTTATTTTCGTTTGGAGAAAAAATCAAGATTGAAGTCGTTCTTAGCGGATCGGAAATGTCTGAAATTGAGAGGAGAATGGCTGTTCTTCGTGCAAAGATGAATGTACCTGATTTACGCCATACTTTTATCGATTTAAGTGGTATCGATCATGTCAGGCTTTATAACATTGCAGACGAAGCTATGATTGCTGCACGAGAGCTAAACAAACAGAGAGCACATCCTATCCATAAAGAAGATTCCGATTTACACAAGATTCTCACATTTATCGTCTTTGTAGGTACTCATGCGACCCCTATACTGGTGAACTATGCCGATACGTCTGGTAACCCCCCAAGAATCAAAGCTATACGAGAATTCCTCCAAGGAGTGAAAGAGCTCGCAATAGTGTTAGATGATGCTATCAAGCGTTTTATGTATGAAGAGATTGCTTTTCTCCGTGATCTCCAGACACAGAAAGCTACGCTTGAAGCAACGCTCGCTAAACTACATTAAACCACGTGAATGTTCATAAAAAATATAAAGAAAGCCGTATTCTTCACGACAATGAAATGCAGCATCTGTAAAGCAACCATTGAAGAAACCTTCTTGAAGAAGATTGTCGGTACCTACATTAAAGATAAGAAAGGTAAACTCCAAGGTGTATGCTCTTCCTGCCAGCAACAATTTAAAAACAACAAAGAAGCCATGCTGCAGAGCAGTTAGTACACGATAACCGTAAGTGAGGGAATTCTTTCAAAATGGTTCTGCAGTGATTTCGTACAAGTGATATCCTTTACGTAATCGGTTGACAGATTTTTTCAAAGTCTTTATTTCTTCAGCAGATGAGTCCTTCCAGATTCCTGCAAAATCCATAAGGTTAGTTTTTGTTGCCATCACAGCCGTGTATGTGTACACATATATAAATTATAAATGGTGTTAAGTCATTCAACAGATGGCAAACCTTTAAAATAATCCCTTATTTCTCTTCATCAATATGCCCCCGTAGCATAGTAGCTATTGCGGCAGCCTCGTAAACCTTATCAGGTCTCATCGAGCTTTTGGCTTGCCTAAGCTCAAGGCCAGACGATAAGGAACAAGAGAGCTGCAGGTCGCGAGTGCAACTCTCGTCGGGGGCTTCTTTTATCTTTCTTCACCTAAGCCTTATCAGAAGTTATGTAATGGACTCTGTCAAGAAAAATGTTATATTCAAGAGAAACCCGACACCCCTCATCACAGATGGGGGGATTGCTCGCTCCCTTCGGTCGCTCGGTCGGGTTTCTAAGAATGAGAGTATTCTGGATGCAGTTACTGCTTCCAAACCACCAGTCAAAGACTGGATGGAATACTCACATTCAATCGAGAAAACGGCCTATTTAGTTTATTGGGTTTAGGATCTAACGTACTGAAGTAATTCAATTATTTGAGACGAAAACTCTATTAGTCCGGTTCTAACCAAGATCTCTCTTACATCAGATGTGTGCGAGTCATATCTAATCCAAGAAACGTGTCTATTTCTAGCAAAATCTTGCTCAGTATCTTCCCAAATTGCCTTCAATCTATCATAAACAGCAGGATCGGTTGGCGGACTGTGAAGTTCGTCTTTCTTTGATCTACTTCTAATTCGACTCTTTGCAACTTCTTCAGGGCAGATACACTCTATTAACAATACCGGTACATTATAACAAAATGCAATATCATATACGATTTGTCTGCCAACACTACTTTTATAATGTGAATGGACTATCACCCCTCCCTCATCTTGTAATGTTTCTGAAATTTCTTGATACATGTGTAAAAGCACTTCACCTGTATCTCTTGGATCATAATCAGGTCTACCTAATTTTCTTCTTGTGTCGTCAGGACTGAATCTTCGGTAATTATCAAGTCTATCTTCTAAGAATCTGCTTACTGTTCTTTTTCCAGTTCCAGAATTTCCATTTACAATTATTAATGGATTCATATTAGAACCGAACCTCGTACAGCATCATCGATAATCCGCAAGGCGTTCTGGTCAGTACGACGACCACGAAACCTGTTCAATGCTCGAGTAACAATACGTCGTGCCCCGTCAAGGTCATATCGATCAAGTAAACCAACTGCAGCAACAGCAATATTTACTCCACCATACAATAGATTTGCACGATCTGCCCGCTGCAAGGTCTCGCAGAGAAGAACAAGGTGATCTCCTTCCCAACCAGTAGCTTGTGTGTTGAGATGCTGAAAAACATCGAGAACATCTCCTTTTTCTCTTCCATATTCAGAACGAAGTGCTTCAAGATACTGTCTGGCAGCATCAACCGATAAACGCTGGACAAAGGCTTTGATATTATCGTGCTCACGATCTAAAGGATCTGGTGAGATACCATGAAGTGGACCGTACTTTATTGTGGCAAGAAAATCTGCACGGAGTTCTGGCAATACCTCGATACAAGCCCCTGCAATAGGTGCATATCGCTCATGCCGAAAATAAGTAACTTTTCCGTCAAAACTCACTGCAGAAGGCTCAGGAAAAGGAATATCGCGCAATTGAGCAACCATGGTAGTAATCAGTTCTCGGTCAGGACTAGGTACGTGTGCTAGCCCTTCATCCGAAACAAGCCTATCAAGGTCTGTAGTATGAGCAAGTTCACGTTTTTCACGAATCCTATCGAGAAGTGCATCCTGAAGTGAGACAACAGCAGATTCGTAACGTGCTTCTGTTCTTTCTTTTAATCGCTCTGAGATCTGCTGGCTTAACCGCATTCCTAAGGTATAAAAGGAATCGTACAACTGATCTGCACTAACCTGAAACTCTTGAGCTACTCGAACAAGCATATTGTTGGCTTCCACAAATTCCCTGAATAAAGAATTATCAGCTATCATGCTATGCGTATATCTATCCGGTAAACGAACGCCTGAAGAAGCATCAAGAAGGGTAACCGCATAAGGTTTCTCAGGAATAAGGTCACTATAACGGTTCACTCCCCGAGGTAAAGCTCGAGGTTCATCTAACTGCTCCTTCATTACGGTAAAGCGAGCAACATCATCAGGAATATGCCTTCTGTGTATCTCTAAATACTGCATACTACCCCCTCAAGAAGATAAGAAAATGCATTCCACTTTATAAAGGTTGATGATTACTTCGCTGTAACTTACTATCTAAATAGTAAGTAAATGCTTAAATACTTGCATAACGTCATATAATGTTAGGTTTACAAAAACAGATTTTTCTAACGGTTATAAACGGATGAGGTGTTACCATGGAAAAGACAGTAACGAAAGAAGTTCAGGAACGAAGAAAAGCAAATTACGATATTGATCATCTCTTTCTTAACCGGTGGTCACCACGATCAATGACCGGCGAAGCATTAATAGAAGATGAATTCATGCCGCTCTTTGAAGCAGCGCGATGGGCACCCTCGTCGTACAACTCACAGCAATGGAGATTTCTCTATGCAAAACGAAACAGTAAAGAATGGAATACTTTTCTTGACTTACTTGTTGAGGGAAATAAAGGATGGGCAAAAAATGCTGCACTCCTTGTTGTTGTCATTTCACGAAAGAATTTTGAGCATAATGAAAAGCCCTCACGAACCCATGTCTTTGATGCAGGAGCAGCATGGGAAAATCTTGCCTTAGAAGGCGCTCAAAGAGGACTTGTCGTGCATGGCATGGAAGGCTTTGATTATGACAAAGCAAAAAAGATTCTCGGTGTACCAGACAACTATGATGTCTGTGCCATGATTGCAATTGGTAAAAGAGGCAAAAAAGAAAATTTACCTTCACAACTACAGGAAATTGAACAGCCAAATGACCGAAGGCCATTGCACGACATAGCAATCGAAGGAAGGTTCAGGGGAAAATAATTTTTTTCTTTTTCACTATTTTCTGTACAAAAAGGTAAATATTTATAAATTAGGTACTTACTTCAGAGTTATGAGACAGTTCATTGAACAAGCATTACTTCATTGCTTGGGTCTTCAATCTGAAGATACGGTAACCGTCATAACCGATAGAGAGACTGAAAAGATTGGTGCATCATTAAGAGAGACAACTTCTTCGTTGGGAGGAAG from Candidatus Woesearchaeota archaeon encodes:
- a CDS encoding nitroreductase family protein, with translation MEKTVTKEVQERRKANYDIDHLFLNRWSPRSMTGEALIEDEFMPLFEAARWAPSSYNSQQWRFLYAKRNSKEWNTFLDLLVEGNKGWAKNAALLVVVISRKNFEHNEKPSRTHVFDAGAAWENLALEGAQRGLVVHGMEGFDYDKAKKILGVPDNYDVCAMIAIGKRGKKENLPSQLQEIEQPNDRRPLHDIAIEGRFRGK